Proteins co-encoded in one Halorussus vallis genomic window:
- a CDS encoding aromatic ring-hydroxylating oxygenase subunit alpha — protein MTRWDDGKTQTAPVSPDITDENNALPAKYFTEPDVWEMEKEKVFSRYWIYAGHANCIDEPGDYFTRTVGDSQVIVVRDQDDDVRAFYNVCAHRGSKMVEDTPMTDPGNMGRIQCPYHLWTYDLEGNLRTTPKSFEEASLNPDLEDDDVQEFDGEDNGLMEVHTDTVGPFVFVNLDDDPMSLDEQTGKMKDELEELPLGDYEHARRIVSEVECNWKVFGGNYSECDHCEANHQDWIEGIALDESELEVNDYHWVLHYTHAQDVDDELRIHDEHEAKFYYLWPNFTVNMYGTADGYGTYIIDPIDEKRFNLVADYFFADSDLSEEEEQFIETSRQLQEEDFELVERQYEGLSMGALGQAQLGPNEHTVHKLHRLAQEAYDA, from the coding sequence ATGACGCGTTGGGACGACGGTAAGACCCAGACCGCACCTGTCAGTCCGGACATCACCGACGAGAACAACGCATTGCCCGCGAAGTACTTCACCGAACCGGACGTGTGGGAGATGGAGAAGGAGAAGGTGTTCTCGCGGTACTGGATATACGCGGGACACGCGAACTGCATCGACGAACCGGGCGACTACTTCACCCGGACGGTGGGCGACTCGCAGGTCATCGTCGTGCGCGACCAGGACGACGACGTTCGGGCGTTCTACAACGTGTGCGCACACCGCGGGTCGAAGATGGTCGAAGACACGCCGATGACCGACCCGGGGAACATGGGGCGCATCCAGTGTCCGTACCACCTCTGGACGTACGACCTCGAGGGGAACCTGCGGACGACGCCGAAGAGCTTCGAGGAGGCGAGTCTGAACCCGGACCTCGAGGACGACGATGTCCAGGAGTTCGACGGCGAGGACAACGGTCTCATGGAGGTCCACACCGACACCGTCGGTCCGTTCGTGTTCGTCAACCTCGACGACGACCCGATGTCGCTCGACGAGCAGACCGGCAAGATGAAAGACGAACTCGAAGAACTCCCGCTCGGCGACTACGAGCACGCCCGCCGCATCGTCTCCGAGGTCGAGTGCAACTGGAAGGTCTTCGGCGGCAACTACTCGGAGTGCGACCACTGCGAGGCCAACCACCAGGACTGGATAGAGGGGATCGCGCTCGACGAGTCCGAACTGGAAGTGAACGACTACCACTGGGTCCTCCACTACACCCACGCCCAGGACGTCGACGACGAGTTGCGCATCCACGACGAACACGAGGCGAAGTTCTACTACCTGTGGCCGAACTTCACGGTCAACATGTACGGGACCGCCGACGGGTACGGGACCTACATCATCGACCCCATCGACGAGAAGCGGTTCAACCTCGTCGCCGACTACTTCTTCGCCGACTCGGACCTGAGCGAGGAGGAAGAACAGTTCATCGAAACCAGCCGGCAACTCCAGGAGGAGGACTTCGAACTGGTCGAACGCCAGTACGAGGGGCTCAGCATGGGCGCGCTCGGGCAGGCTCAGCTCGGTCCGAACGAGCACACGGTCCACAAACTCCACCGGCTGGCCCAGGAAGCGTACGACGCGTAG
- a CDS encoding DHH family phosphoesterase has protein sequence MKDWVIDDDNLSLERKSILPGEGFFIPDSIEEAKEDAEAEAALTGADVAVVADPDSDGLACTALVREVYGDAALVDAGPHDLADALERVVAYSEPGARVFVCDLCPDDYEEIADELDVLVEEAGDVRWFDHHQWDDEVAAAVHEAGVDLVVGDSDEECTADVAVRSLDYDFPDYLVELAAVTRDHDLWIREDPRSDDLADFSYWSEPEEYVEAVAEHGADLPADVEEFLAEMRVEKDALIEKAVARAEMEDVGPWTVGVTYGRCSQNEVAEELRQQGSDAAVVVKPSGSASIRGSEGFERSHEVARQVNGGGHPRAAGCKPRIYDDMLDYAHHWTTRGAVAKQVIIEAFWHVARDVEAETAAAKDREDEESADE, from the coding sequence ATGAAAGACTGGGTCATCGACGACGACAATCTCTCTCTGGAACGCAAATCCATCCTGCCCGGGGAGGGCTTCTTCATCCCGGACTCCATCGAAGAGGCCAAGGAGGACGCCGAGGCCGAGGCGGCGCTGACCGGCGCCGACGTGGCGGTGGTGGCCGACCCCGACTCCGACGGCCTGGCCTGCACGGCGCTGGTCCGAGAGGTGTACGGCGACGCGGCGCTGGTCGACGCCGGCCCGCACGACCTCGCCGACGCGCTCGAACGCGTCGTCGCCTACAGCGAACCCGGCGCGCGGGTGTTCGTCTGCGACCTCTGTCCCGACGACTACGAGGAAATCGCCGACGAACTCGACGTGCTGGTCGAGGAGGCCGGCGACGTCCGGTGGTTCGACCACCACCAGTGGGACGACGAGGTCGCCGCGGCGGTCCACGAGGCCGGCGTCGACCTCGTGGTCGGCGACAGCGACGAGGAGTGCACCGCGGACGTTGCGGTCCGGTCGCTCGACTACGACTTCCCGGACTACCTGGTCGAACTCGCGGCGGTCACCCGCGACCACGACCTCTGGATCCGCGAGGACCCCCGGAGTGACGACCTCGCCGACTTCTCCTACTGGTCCGAACCCGAGGAGTACGTCGAGGCGGTCGCCGAACACGGCGCCGACCTCCCGGCCGACGTCGAGGAGTTCCTCGCGGAGATGCGGGTCGAGAAGGACGCACTCATCGAGAAGGCGGTCGCCCGCGCCGAGATGGAGGACGTCGGCCCGTGGACCGTCGGCGTGACCTACGGCCGGTGCTCCCAGAACGAGGTCGCCGAGGAACTCCGCCAGCAAGGTTCGGACGCCGCGGTGGTCGTCAAACCCTCCGGAAGCGCCTCTATCCGCGGCTCCGAGGGGTTCGAGCGGTCCCACGAGGTCGCCCGTCAGGTCAACGGCGGCGGCCATCCCCGCGCGGCGGGGTGTAAGCCCCGAATCTACGACGACATGCTCGACTACGCCCACCACTGGACGACCCGCGGCGCGGTCGCCAAGCAGGTGATAATCGAGGCGTTCTGGCACGTCGCCCGAGACGTGGAGGCCGAGACGGCGGCGGCGAAGGACCGCGAAGACGAGGAGTCGGCGGACGAGTAG
- a CDS encoding helix-turn-helix domain-containing protein, producing the protein MSLIVVAEIRHPDLALTPTVKAVDSVSIQVIPHSATDPETGLFFFLVESEADSFDAFEAALEADHTVTDWTNVTDSGGSRIYRMAHTPETKLISPKTTEVGGLMAEAESSDRGWTVTLHIPDRDGLASLVSYCRDEEISFDVANLYRRDEWTVNETAKLTEPQRETLLAAYEQGYFEEPRQTSLEGLAESLDVSPSAVGGRLRRGVFELIRTTLTDE; encoded by the coding sequence ATGAGTCTGATAGTCGTCGCGGAGATCCGACACCCCGACCTCGCGCTGACGCCGACCGTCAAGGCGGTCGACAGCGTCTCGATACAGGTCATCCCCCACTCCGCGACGGACCCCGAGACGGGGCTGTTTTTCTTCCTCGTCGAGAGCGAGGCCGACTCGTTCGACGCGTTCGAAGCGGCGCTCGAAGCCGACCACACGGTCACCGACTGGACGAACGTGACCGACTCCGGCGGTTCGCGCATCTATCGGATGGCCCACACGCCCGAGACGAAGCTCATCTCGCCGAAGACGACGGAGGTCGGCGGGCTGATGGCCGAGGCCGAGAGCAGCGACAGGGGGTGGACGGTCACGCTCCACATTCCCGACCGGGACGGCCTCGCCTCCCTCGTCTCGTACTGTCGGGACGAGGAGATCTCCTTCGACGTCGCCAACCTCTACCGACGCGACGAGTGGACGGTCAACGAGACGGCGAAGCTCACCGAGCCACAGCGCGAGACGCTGCTGGCCGCTTACGAGCAGGGGTACTTCGAGGAGCCCCGCCAGACGTCCCTCGAAGGGCTGGCGGAGTCGCTCGACGTTTCGCCGAGCGCCGTCGGCGGACGGCTCCGCCGCGGCGTCTTCGAACTCATCAGGACGACGCTCACGGACGAGTGA
- a CDS encoding GNAT family N-acetyltransferase, translated as MSASDRRYPDEPAGEFPVPPLSFEDKEGREIEIRPFEEGDFEALVEMYTDFDSADRAQGIPPATESRVRDWLEVLLDGLNVVAWNGDRAVGHATLVPDADDASELAIFVHQEFQRAGIGSKLIEGLLGHGRENGIEKVWLTVERWNHAAVSLYEKVGFETSGSESFEIEMALRL; from the coding sequence ATGAGCGCGAGCGACCGCCGGTATCCGGACGAACCCGCCGGGGAGTTCCCCGTGCCGCCGCTGTCGTTCGAGGACAAGGAGGGCCGCGAGATTGAGATTCGCCCCTTCGAGGAGGGCGACTTCGAGGCGCTCGTCGAGATGTACACGGACTTCGACTCGGCCGACCGCGCCCAGGGCATTCCGCCGGCGACCGAGAGCCGAGTCCGCGACTGGCTGGAGGTGCTGCTCGACGGCCTCAACGTCGTCGCGTGGAACGGCGACCGGGCGGTCGGCCACGCCACGCTCGTCCCCGACGCCGACGACGCCTCCGAACTCGCCATCTTCGTCCACCAGGAGTTCCAGCGCGCCGGCATCGGTTCGAAGCTCATCGAGGGACTGCTGGGGCACGGCCGCGAGAACGGCATCGAGAAGGTGTGGCTGACCGTCGAGCGGTGGAACCACGCCGCGGTGAGCCTCTACGAGAAGGTGGGCTTCGAAACCTCCGGCAGCGAGAGCTTCGAGATAGAGATGGCGCTTCGATTGTGA
- a CDS encoding universal stress protein produces MIDTVVVATDGSESVTRAVAVALDLARRFDAAVHALYVVDEGEVESSPDDLRDQFHDALEGQAEEALSAVREHADREVTTAVREGHPAAEIGEYARETGADLVATGTRGRHGENRFLIGSVAERVVRTCPVPVLTVRQLANGA; encoded by the coding sequence ATGATAGACACAGTCGTCGTCGCCACGGACGGCTCCGAGAGCGTCACCCGCGCGGTGGCCGTCGCGCTCGACCTCGCGCGTCGGTTCGACGCCGCGGTCCACGCGCTCTACGTCGTCGACGAGGGGGAGGTCGAGTCGTCGCCCGACGACCTGCGCGACCAGTTCCACGACGCCCTCGAAGGCCAGGCCGAGGAGGCGCTGTCGGCGGTCCGCGAGCACGCCGACCGCGAGGTCACCACCGCGGTCCGGGAGGGCCACCCCGCGGCGGAAATCGGCGAGTACGCCCGCGAAACCGGCGCCGACCTGGTGGCGACCGGCACCCGTGGCCGCCACGGCGAGAACCGCTTTCTCATCGGGAGCGTCGCCGAGCGCGTCGTCCGGACCTGCCCGGTCCCGGTGCTGACGGTTCGCCAACTCGCGAACGGCGCCTGA
- a CDS encoding carbohydrate kinase family protein, translating to MSDSDSDSPPRTLDVATVGSAVVDRLYSLTNLPEPDGGAFARAESTAVGGVAANVAAALAELGRETGVVARLGGGEDGERVLADLRERGIDAARVRRGDERTSYAMVFRDPEGERMIVAGGESVLNLRIDADDLAYLREADAVFTSAYAPDPAGRALADAASENADLPPLVFDLAGPLEELEDRGARPETVDDLVAASDLVVSSEVPIRSYLGVGPREALRELRARGVDRAAVTLGADGALLLADGEILDVPAFEVDAVDTTGAGDAFTAGLLDAWLLGGKSPEEAGRFAAATAALNCTGEGARGGLPSRAAVRNLLD from the coding sequence ATGAGCGACTCGGACTCCGACTCGCCCCCGCGAACTCTCGACGTGGCGACCGTCGGGAGCGCCGTCGTCGACCGCCTCTACTCGCTGACGAACCTCCCGGAACCCGACGGCGGCGCGTTCGCCCGCGCGGAGTCCACCGCGGTCGGCGGGGTCGCCGCGAACGTGGCGGCCGCGCTCGCCGAACTCGGGCGCGAGACGGGCGTCGTCGCCCGACTCGGCGGCGGCGAGGACGGCGAGCGGGTGCTGGCCGACCTCCGCGAGCGCGGCATCGACGCCGCGCGGGTCCGCCGGGGCGACGAGCGGACCTCCTACGCGATGGTGTTCCGGGACCCCGAGGGCGAGCGCATGATCGTCGCGGGCGGCGAGAGCGTGCTGAACCTCCGCATCGACGCCGACGACCTGGCGTACCTCCGGGAGGCCGACGCCGTCTTCACGAGCGCGTATGCGCCCGACCCCGCGGGTCGGGCGCTCGCCGACGCCGCGAGCGAGAACGCCGACCTCCCGCCGCTGGTCTTCGACCTCGCAGGACCGCTCGAAGAACTCGAAGACCGGGGAGCGCGCCCCGAAACCGTCGACGACCTCGTCGCGGCCAGCGACCTCGTGGTGTCGAGTGAAGTCCCGATTCGGTCGTACCTCGGCGTCGGCCCGCGCGAGGCCCTGCGGGAACTCCGCGCCCGGGGCGTCGACCGCGCCGCGGTTACGCTCGGGGCCGACGGTGCGCTCCTCCTCGCCGACGGCGAAATCCTCGACGTCCCGGCGTTCGAGGTCGACGCCGTCGACACCACCGGCGCGGGCGACGCCTTCACGGCAGGTCTGCTCGACGCGTGGCTCCTCGGCGGGAAATCCCCGGAGGAAGCGGGTCGGTTCGCCGCGGCCACGGCCGCGCTGAACTGCACCGGCGAGGGCGCCCGCGGCGGCCTGCCGTCGCGGGCGGCGGTACGGAACTTGCTGGACTGA
- a CDS encoding DUF5807 family protein — protein sequence MDKREQFLAGKRPEDVALFLADSFVEGDGDGLAKHGESVGIGTLLVVEGEKGRRVFQAATDTDAMGFAQQAMGTEGDIDNHLAGGTCPDCDGDPQFVFAFAEEQNEEVGGIYAEGDVIHAYAYCDCGTAYSDKWVANEESVPDA from the coding sequence ATGGACAAGCGCGAGCAGTTCCTCGCCGGAAAGCGCCCCGAAGACGTGGCGCTGTTCCTCGCCGACTCGTTCGTCGAGGGCGACGGCGACGGACTGGCCAAGCACGGCGAATCGGTCGGAATCGGCACCCTCCTCGTCGTCGAGGGCGAAAAGGGTCGGCGGGTCTTCCAGGCCGCGACCGACACGGACGCGATGGGCTTCGCCCAGCAGGCGATGGGCACCGAGGGCGACATCGATAACCACCTCGCGGGAGGCACCTGCCCCGACTGCGACGGCGACCCGCAGTTCGTCTTCGCGTTCGCCGAGGAGCAGAACGAGGAGGTCGGCGGCATCTACGCCGAGGGCGACGTCATCCACGCCTACGCCTACTGCGACTGCGGCACCGCGTACTCGGACAAGTGGGTCGCGAACGAGGAATCCGTTCCCGACGCGTAG
- a CDS encoding universal stress protein — MNVLLGIGGSDDSLRALSQTIERAKTAGDDLTVAVLENPESERGTDEVESRVHEELDDAGFDAEVRRVTGDPGSELVDLAETEGFDQIVLGGGQRSPMGKIRLGHISEFVLLNSPVTVTLVR; from the coding sequence ATGAACGTACTGCTGGGTATCGGCGGTAGCGACGACTCCCTCCGCGCGCTCTCGCAGACTATCGAACGCGCGAAGACCGCGGGCGACGACCTCACGGTCGCCGTCCTCGAGAACCCCGAGAGCGAGCGCGGAACCGACGAGGTCGAGTCACGCGTGCACGAGGAACTGGACGACGCCGGCTTCGACGCCGAGGTCCGCCGGGTGACCGGCGACCCGGGAAGCGAACTGGTCGACCTCGCGGAAACCGAAGGGTTCGACCAGATCGTGCTCGGCGGCGGCCAGCGGAGTCCGATGGGGAAGATACGGCTCGGCCACATCTCCGAGTTCGTCCTGCTGAACTCGCCGGTCACGGTCACGCTGGTACGATGA
- a CDS encoding 30S ribosomal protein S6e, with protein MADFQVVVADPDSGATHQRDVDGQDANRFLGRSIGEEVDGGAVGLDGYTVEITGGSDKAGRPMRGDVAGPNLKEVLLEGGVGYEPSRDGERKRITVRGGEVSEEVAQLNVKIAERGDTSVEELLGEGGDEEDEADE; from the coding sequence ATGGCAGACTTCCAGGTCGTCGTCGCGGACCCCGACTCCGGGGCGACCCACCAGCGCGACGTAGACGGACAGGACGCGAACCGATTCCTCGGCCGGTCCATCGGCGAGGAGGTCGACGGCGGCGCCGTCGGCCTCGACGGCTACACGGTCGAGATTACCGGCGGCTCCGACAAGGCGGGCCGCCCGATGCGCGGCGACGTCGCCGGCCCGAACCTCAAGGAGGTCCTCCTGGAGGGCGGCGTCGGCTACGAGCCGTCCCGCGACGGCGAGCGCAAGCGCATCACGGTCCGCGGCGGCGAGGTCAGCGAGGAAGTCGCCCAACTCAACGTCAAGATCGCCGAGCGCGGCGACACCTCCGTCGAGGAACTCCTCGGCGAGGGCGGCGACGAGGAAGACGAAGCGGACGAGTAA
- a CDS encoding SOUL family heme-binding protein: MRRLALLAGAGGLLAAWVGWGAYVDRTTEGIPYETIAEFDGVELRRYPRTVLAETTAADEDEAFRRLFRYISGENESGEEVSMTAPVATEGQKVPTTAPVRTRRDAPPAGEEISMTTPVRTAGATDGVTMAFYLPAEYDPDDAPIPTDTAVRLAVEPPRTLAVERFSWYATDDRVEKYREALLDALERRGLEPRTRPVVFQYDDPWTPPFMRRNEVAVEIAAEWEAERKAR; encoded by the coding sequence CTGCGTCGCCTCGCGCTGCTCGCCGGTGCGGGCGGACTGCTCGCGGCGTGGGTCGGCTGGGGCGCGTACGTCGACCGGACGACCGAGGGGATTCCCTACGAGACGATAGCGGAGTTCGACGGCGTGGAACTCCGGCGCTACCCCCGGACGGTGCTGGCCGAGACGACCGCCGCAGACGAGGACGAGGCGTTCCGGCGGCTCTTCCGGTACATCTCCGGCGAGAACGAGAGCGGCGAGGAGGTGTCGATGACCGCGCCGGTGGCGACCGAGGGCCAGAAGGTGCCGACGACCGCGCCGGTTCGCACGCGGCGAGATGCGCCGCCGGCCGGCGAGGAGATTTCGATGACGACGCCGGTCCGGACCGCCGGAGCGACGGACGGGGTGACGATGGCGTTCTACCTCCCCGCCGAGTACGACCCCGACGACGCGCCGATTCCGACCGACACCGCAGTTCGGCTGGCGGTCGAACCGCCCCGGACGCTCGCGGTCGAGCGGTTCTCGTGGTACGCCACGGACGACCGGGTCGAGAAGTACCGCGAGGCCCTGCTTGACGCGCTCGAACGCCGGGGGTTAGAACCCCGGACCCGGCCGGTGGTGTTCCAGTACGACGACCCGTGGACGCCGCCGTTCATGCGCCGGAACGAGGTGGCGGTGGAGATAGCGGCGGAGTGGGAAGCGGAGCGGAAGGCGAGGTGA
- a CDS encoding BtpA/SgcQ family protein, which yields MTQFDAIDAAKPIVGMVHLAPLPGAPKYGDDFSAVVETARRDAHRLEAGGADAVMVENFGDAPFYPDDVPKHVVASMTRAATEICEEIALPVGINVLRNDAEAALSVAAAADADFVRVNVHAGARVTDQGVVEGKAHETVRLRERLGGDVEILADLDVKHSAPLAERPLDAEAVAEPVARGLASGVVVSGAGTGHAVDSDALRTVAAARDEAGLDAPVFVGSGTTTETVGDLLDVADGAIVGTALKEGGETTNPVSEEKVAELVAARDRS from the coding sequence ATGACGCAGTTCGACGCCATCGACGCCGCAAAGCCTATCGTCGGCATGGTCCACCTCGCGCCGCTCCCCGGCGCGCCGAAATACGGCGACGACTTCAGCGCGGTCGTCGAGACGGCGCGCCGCGACGCGCACCGCCTCGAAGCGGGCGGGGCCGACGCCGTGATGGTCGAGAACTTCGGCGACGCGCCGTTCTACCCGGACGACGTACCGAAGCACGTCGTCGCGTCGATGACCCGCGCGGCGACCGAGATCTGCGAGGAGATAGCCCTCCCCGTGGGAATCAACGTCCTCCGGAACGACGCCGAGGCCGCCCTCTCGGTGGCGGCCGCCGCCGACGCCGACTTCGTGCGCGTGAACGTCCACGCGGGCGCACGCGTGACCGACCAGGGCGTCGTCGAAGGGAAGGCCCACGAAACCGTCCGCCTTCGCGAGCGACTCGGCGGCGACGTGGAAATTCTCGCCGACCTGGACGTGAAACACTCCGCCCCGCTGGCCGAGCGACCGCTCGACGCCGAAGCGGTCGCCGAACCCGTCGCCCGCGGCCTCGCCAGCGGCGTCGTCGTCAGCGGCGCCGGCACCGGCCACGCGGTCGATTCGGACGCCCTTCGAACCGTGGCCGCGGCCCGCGACGAGGCGGGACTCGACGCGCCGGTGTTCGTCGGCAGCGGTACGACGACCGAGACGGTCGGCGACCTGCTCGACGTGGCCGACGGCGCCATCGTCGGCACCGCGCTCAAGGAGGGCGGCGAGACGACGAATCCGGTTTCGGAGGAGAAGGTCGCCGAACTGGTGGCGGCGCGCGACCGAAGTTAG
- a CDS encoding DUF5806 family protein, translating to MPAEADAGDASEPVESDSEATAEADEATEEVEADTSEADAAESPADGSGADAPEPSVPEDVAKYERFKKMDGAQYDRVNEFLRERTYVTAREWAIARLCADFRTETGVEMTKIGRNLPELVPFMTDTYTPQAVNQARSAFEEKVRQSGATFLYGAMSGFFTAEELDDMMYEVTEIAKFLLEVEGVDLSVDEELEAEDRISEVMREVQSASADLRRDELECPECGHEMVAETDHDHDVEADD from the coding sequence TTGCCGGCCGAAGCCGACGCCGGGGACGCTTCGGAACCGGTCGAGTCCGATTCCGAAGCGACCGCCGAAGCCGACGAGGCAACCGAGGAGGTCGAAGCCGACACCTCCGAAGCCGACGCCGCCGAATCACCAGCGGACGGTTCCGGCGCTGACGCGCCGGAACCGTCCGTCCCGGAGGACGTGGCGAAGTACGAGCGGTTCAAGAAGATGGACGGCGCGCAGTACGACCGCGTCAACGAGTTCCTGCGCGAGCGCACCTACGTCACCGCCCGCGAGTGGGCCATCGCCCGACTCTGCGCCGACTTCCGGACCGAAACCGGCGTCGAGATGACGAAGATCGGCCGGAACCTCCCGGAACTCGTCCCCTTCATGACCGACACCTACACGCCCCAGGCGGTCAACCAGGCCCGGTCGGCCTTCGAGGAGAAGGTCCGGCAGTCGGGGGCGACGTTCCTCTACGGGGCGATGTCGGGCTTCTTCACCGCCGAGGAACTCGACGACATGATGTACGAGGTCACCGAGATCGCGAAGTTCCTGCTCGAAGTCGAGGGCGTCGACCTCTCGGTCGACGAGGAACTGGAGGCCGAAGACCGCATCTCCGAGGTGATGCGGGAGGTCCAGTCGGCCAGTGCCGACCTCCGGCGCGACGAACTGGAGTGTCCCGAGTGCGGCCACGAGATGGTCGCGGAGACCGACCACGACCACGACGTGGAAGCCGACGACTGA
- a CDS encoding DUF7112 family protein, whose amino-acid sequence MADRISSDNASLTTVRATLVRSGALDRPKVELPAEHAESFPTDDVVRVVADDTEYRATVEAPLTGDGREIRGLYDTPRLARNPGEGENRLAEWLEGTNLDFGQSVLVDVVEAGFKYGLREPGQRAVYEATEAPDSSLADIAKDIDG is encoded by the coding sequence ATGGCCGACCGAATCTCCAGCGACAACGCCTCCCTGACCACCGTCCGGGCGACCCTCGTCCGGAGCGGCGCGCTCGACCGCCCGAAGGTCGAACTCCCCGCCGAACACGCCGAATCGTTCCCGACCGACGACGTGGTTCGCGTCGTCGCCGACGACACCGAGTACCGCGCGACCGTCGAAGCGCCGCTGACCGGAGACGGCCGCGAGATTCGCGGCCTCTACGACACGCCGCGACTCGCCCGCAACCCCGGCGAGGGCGAGAACCGCCTCGCCGAGTGGCTGGAGGGGACGAACCTCGACTTCGGCCAGTCGGTCCTCGTGGACGTGGTCGAAGCCGGCTTCAAGTACGGCCTCCGGGAACCCGGCCAGCGCGCCGTCTACGAGGCCACCGAGGCGCCCGACTCCAGTCTGGCGGACATCGCGAAAGACATCGACGGGTAG
- a CDS encoding formate/nitrite transporter family protein has product MDDGDEETPRVRHRDRAASGAPAEGWALSDRFSWEEIHQRLLASADEAINSPTSELFLSGLTAGFAIVLTFIGYAVGSAAFPNNHFLASVLYPIGFLYIILGRYELFTEKTLPPVKLVLSRLASLPLLLHMWGTVLAANIVGAAVGVFILANTHVLSPDAMRAGAEFVQHGLEVGWWDVFFKAVFAGWLVAGVVWLGAAAHDTISRVIIIYLVFYMIPTVGLFHVVSTGAEALFFVFVGDPGPGLVTIFYEFWLPVLLGNTFGGVVLVALASYAQSEQRRYPEIRVLSPREMLFSLKGGRPFDTPRPGIRLTEDDEEAGTE; this is encoded by the coding sequence ATGGACGACGGGGATGAGGAAACACCTAGAGTTCGCCACCGTGATCGAGCTGCTTCCGGAGCCCCAGCCGAGGGCTGGGCCCTCAGCGATCGGTTCTCGTGGGAGGAGATCCACCAGCGGCTCCTCGCATCTGCCGACGAGGCGATCAACAGTCCCACCTCGGAGTTGTTCTTAAGCGGATTGACTGCGGGATTTGCAATCGTACTGACGTTCATCGGGTACGCTGTCGGGAGTGCCGCTTTTCCGAACAACCACTTCCTCGCCTCCGTACTATATCCGATCGGATTCCTGTACATCATTCTGGGCCGATACGAACTCTTCACCGAGAAGACTCTCCCGCCAGTCAAGCTGGTGTTGTCTAGACTGGCCAGCCTTCCGCTGCTCCTGCACATGTGGGGTACCGTATTGGCAGCAAACATTGTCGGAGCAGCGGTTGGCGTATTCATTCTCGCCAACACCCACGTCCTTTCACCGGACGCGATGCGGGCCGGTGCCGAATTCGTCCAGCACGGCCTTGAAGTGGGGTGGTGGGACGTCTTCTTCAAGGCGGTGTTCGCCGGCTGGCTGGTCGCCGGCGTGGTGTGGCTCGGAGCCGCCGCACACGACACGATTTCCCGCGTGATAATCATCTATCTGGTCTTCTACATGATTCCCACCGTCGGCCTGTTCCACGTGGTTTCCACGGGAGCTGAAGCCCTCTTCTTCGTATTCGTCGGCGACCCGGGTCCGGGACTGGTCACGATATTCTACGAGTTCTGGCTTCCGGTGTTGCTCGGCAACACGTTCGGGGGCGTGGTGCTGGTCGCCTTGGCGAGCTACGCCCAGTCCGAACAACGGCGCTACCCGGAGATCCGCGTCCTCTCCCCGCGCGAGATGCTGTTTAGCCTTAAGGGAGGCCGACCGTTCGACACGCCGAGGCCGGGGATTCGACTGACCGAGGACGACGAGGAGGCCGGGACGGAATGA
- a CDS encoding universal stress protein, whose amino-acid sequence MTESPLEVETVLVPVDGSDESVEAVEYAAAVAQKYGARVHAMYVLGEDVVRGIESGTVDEDDVLTETEAFIDTVRGVADDHGVGVTNSNAYGFSPTSKLQHPGSVILDTAEDVDADFLVIPREPLTGEPGEILEKAAEYVLLYASQPVLSV is encoded by the coding sequence ATGACCGAATCGCCGCTGGAGGTCGAGACGGTGCTCGTGCCGGTCGACGGCAGCGACGAGTCCGTCGAGGCAGTCGAGTACGCCGCCGCGGTCGCCCAGAAGTACGGCGCGAGGGTCCACGCGATGTACGTCCTCGGCGAGGACGTGGTCCGGGGCATCGAGTCCGGCACCGTCGACGAGGACGACGTACTCACCGAAACCGAGGCGTTCATCGACACCGTCCGCGGAGTCGCCGACGACCACGGCGTGGGGGTCACCAACTCGAACGCCTACGGCTTCTCGCCGACGAGTAAGCTCCAGCACCCCGGGAGCGTCATCCTCGACACCGCCGAGGACGTCGACGCCGATTTCCTGGTGATTCCGCGCGAACCGCTCACCGGCGAACCCGGCGAGATACTGGAGAAGGCCGCCGAGTACGTCCTGCTGTACGCGAGCCAGCCCGTGCTGTCGGTTTGA